The Sorangiineae bacterium MSr11954 DNA segment AGCGAGCTGATCGCGTCGGCCGTCATCAACCACTCGCGGCCCACGACCAACTTGCGCATCCAAGTCACGGTCGACGTCTCCGCCAAATGCGATACGGCGTTGGTGCGCGATACCTTGCTCGAGGTCGGCGCCAAGCACCCCGAGGTCATCACCACCCTGGGGGTCGAGGTCCGCCTGGACGCCTGCAACGAGCCCGCGTTCCTCTTCGTGCTCCTCGTCTGGATCCCCGATCCGCGCGAAGATCTCCGCATCGCCTCCGATCTGCGGTTCGCCATCGAGGCCGCGTTCAAGGAGAAGGGCATCGAGGGGCCCATCCCGGAGCGCATCAACTACCACCGCGCGGGCTTGCCGCGCGCGCTGCGGGAGAATTAGGTGAAGCTGCTTCTGCCCTCTGCCAACGGGAACGGGCCGAGGAGATCGGGCGCAAGATGAGGGCACTTATTTCGTAACTTATTTGGCCCGGAGCCACGACCCTGTCTAAAGGCGTCGTGTGAGGAGAGTCCGATGGCGGCGATGACCGAGAGCTGCAGCATCTGCACCCGACGTTTCGACGTACAGTTTCGATATCAGATGGAGGAGCGGGAAGGCGGCTTTTCCTTCTTTTGCTCGCAGGCGTGCCACGACAAGCAAATGCGCGGTGAGGCCGCCGGCGGTGTCGTCTGCAAGGCGTGCGGCAAACGATTTTCGGTGGAGCTGGTATCTCAAGTTTTGCGCGTGCGCGGCGAGCGCACCTACGCCTGCTCCGAGCCGTGCCGGACGCAGCTCCTCGCGGAGGCCAACGGCGTGAGGCTCGGCGCGATGGCCGCCGCCGAAGCCGCAGCGGCCGCCGCCGCCGTCGAGACCGCGAAGGCGGAGGCCGCAGCAAAGGCCGCCGAGGCCGCGAAGACCACCGAGCCGGCGAAGAGCCCCACCCGCGAGAAGCCCGCGGCCAGCGCCCCCAAGAAGCCAATGCGAGGCCCGCGCCGCTTGGCGATCTTCAACCACAAAGGCGGAACGGGGAAGACCACCACCAGCGTGAGCATCGCCGCCGGCCTCGCCGCGCGCGGGCTGCGCGTGCTCTTGGTCGACACCGACTCGCAGGGCAATGTCGGCGTCTCGCTGAATGTCAAGGCCACGACGTCGCTCTACCACGTGTTGGTCATGGGCATTCGCGCGTCGGACGCCGCGGTCAATGTGCGGCCCAACCTGGACGTGCTCATCTCCAACGAGACCTTGGCGGCCGCGGAGCTGTACTTGGCGGGCCGGCAAAACCGCGACCGCATTTTGCGCGAGCGGCTCATGGCCGTCGAGGACGGCTACGACGTGGTGATGCTCGACTGCTCGCCGTCGCTGTCGCTCCTCAACCAGAACGCGCTGGTGTTCGCCGACGGCATTCTGGTGCCCGTCGCCTGCGACTACCTCTCGCTGGTGGGCGTGCGGCAGGTGCTCAAGACGGTGAAGAACGTCAACTCGCTGCTCCGCCACCCGGTGCAAATCTTCGGTGTGCTCCCGACCTTCTACGACGCGCGCGCGCGCATCTGCCGCGACGCGGTGGAGACCTTGAAGGAGCACTTCGGCGAGCGGTGCCTGCCGCCCATCCGCCAGACCATCAAGATCAAAGAGGCGCCGGCCCAAGGCCGCACCATCTACGAGTACGCGCCCGACTCGAACGCGGCCGACGACTACAAGCGCATCGTCGACATCATCGTGGACGGCGCCGACGCGCGCCGCGGCTCGTCCACGGAGGCGGCGGACGACGGTGAGCTCATGGCCACGGCCTGAGCCTGACCCGCGCGAGGCCGCGGATCGCATCGCGATCACCCCGCCGCGGGCTGGCCCATGCGCCCGATGTGCCCGATGTGCCGATCGACACCGGCATCATCACGATGAACGTTCAAGGATATGTGAGCAAAAGTAGCAGAGGATCCAGCAAGGAGAGACACCATGGCAGCGCGGGATGAAGGTATGGCGACAGCGCGCGTGCTCGACGCGGACGAAGTACAAGGAGTCCTTTCGGGCCGCTTTTATGCACCGGCGGACGCCGCCCCCGCGCGCGCGCCGTCGCGTGCATCGTTGGAGAAGCCGACGCACTACAAAGTGATCTGCATCTCCATGTACACCAAGGATCTGGACCGCCTCGATCAGCTCGTGGACGAGCTGAAGTCGAGGGGGATGACCAAAGCGAACCGCAGCGCCTTGATCCGCGCGGCGCTCGATCAGCTCGATTTGGACAAGGTCCCGCGCGGAATGTAAAGCGGTCCGGCTTGCCGCGCCGCTCGGGTGACCCCAAACCGGCACGTGGCCGCACGTCGATCCGTGCGCGCCGGAGCGAGTGAATACCCATGCTGCCCGCCACCTTGTCCGCGCTATCGTCGTTTCCCGATACCCTCGAGCGATTCTTCGACGAGGTCCCCGAGCGCTTCTTGAACTGGGCCCCTCCCTCGTGGGAGGGCGTGCCGAGCGAGAGCTTGACGGTGCTCGAGCAAGTGTGCCACGTGCGCGACATCGAGATCGACGGCTACCAAGTCCGTCTGCGCCGCATGCTCACCGAGCCGAACCCGGTCCTCGTCTCCCTCGACGGCTACGAGCTCGCCGCCTCGCGCCACTACACCACCGCGAACCCCGACGAAGCCCTCGCATCTTTCCGCGTCGCCCGCCTCCAAACCGTCGCCGCCATCGCCGAGCTCTCCGAAGCCCAGTGGTCGCGCCGCGGCTCGTTCGAAGGCCATGAGCTCACCGTCAAGGGCCTCGTCCACTTGCTCTGCAGCCACGACCAGCAGCACCTGGCGGGCATCCAGTGGCTACTGGCGCGCATCGAGGGCGAGGCTCGCTGAGCCTCGTTGAACGCCGGAGCCGAGATCCGGTCAGCGTTCGCTTGGCGTCTTGGTCGACGCGATCGCGATGACGACGCGTTCGGCCTGTATCTCCTACGCGATCATCCGATAGCTCGGACCCGGCTCCGTCGATGTCGTCCGCGAGCTCGCGAAGCGCAGCCGCATAGGCATGGCCGCTGCGCGAATCGGTTCTACCGCGCCCGGCCCGCCTTGCGCCCCACCAACTCGGCGTCGAAGGCGCTCGGGCAGATGTCGTTCACGGGGCATGCCTCGCAGTCGGGCTTGATCGCCTTGCACACGCGGCGGCCGTGGAAGATGAGGACGTGGCTCGCGTGGTCCCACTCGCTCTTGGGCAGCAGGGCGCAGAGATCTTGCTCGATGGTGATCGGCTCGTCGTTCTTCGTCCAGCCGAGGCGCTGGGAGATGCGCTGCACGTGCGTGTCGACGACCACGCCCTCGGGGGTGCCGAAGGCGACGCCGAGGACGACGTTGGCGGTCTTGCGGCCCACGCCGCGCAATTTGGTGAGCTCCTCCAAGGTGCGGGGGACCTCGCCGCCATGGTTGGTGACGATGCCCTCCGCCAGCGCCAGGAGGCTCTTGGTCTTCTGCCGGTACATGCCGATGCGGCTGATCAGCGCCTCGATGTCCTCCGGTTTGGCCTTCGCCATGTCCGCCGCAGTGGGGTAGCGCTCGAACAGCGCCGGGGTGAGCTTGTTCACCGCCACGTCCGTGCTCTGCGCGCTCAGGACCGTCGCGCACAGAAGCTCGAACGCGTTCCTGTGATCGAGCTCGCAGTGCGCGTCCGAGTGGTACTCCGCCAAGCGCCGAAACATCTCGAGCCGCTCGGGCTTGGAGGGCACGGCGGACTTCTTCGGCGCCGCCGGCTTTGCGGCCGCAGCCTTCTTTGGCGCGGCCGGCTTTGCAGCGGCGGACTTGGCCGCAGCCGCCTTTGCCGGCTTTGCTTTCGCGCTCGAACCCTTCTTGATGACGGCCTTGGCCGCCTTCGTCGTGGCGGTGACCATGGCGTCAGTTCAAGGTCGACGGGGGGCCGCCGTCGCTGCTCGGTGGGGTGCCTTCGCCGTCCGGCGGGGGCGGGAGCATGCTGCCGCCGGCCGATTCGGCGCCCTCTTCGGAGCTCTCCTCGAGGCGCTCGAGGGCGACCACGCGCTCTTCGTCCTCGACGGTCATGATCTTCACGCCTTGGGCGTTGCGGCCCGTCTCGCGGATTTCGTCGGTGCGGGTGCGGAGCATCTGGCCGCGATCGGTGATCAGCATGACCTCGTCGCCGTCTTTGACGAGGACGACGTCGACCACCGGGCCATTGCGCTCGCTGGCGTCGATGAGGATGATGCCCTTGCCGCCGCGGTTCTGCGAGCGGAACTCGTCGAGGAGGGTGCGCTTGCCGTAGCCCTTTTCACAGAGGGCGAGCACGTAGGGGCGGTCGGGCTGCGTGACGCCCATGCCCACCACCGCGTCGTCGTCGCCCAGCTCGATGGCCTTCACGCCCATGGTGGCGCGCCCGGTGGCGCGCACCTGCTTCTCGTCGAAGCGGATGGACATGCCCTGCTTGGTCGCGATGATGAACTCGCGCTCGCCGTCGGTGAGCGCCGCCGCCAAGAGCTGATCGTCGCCCTCGATCTTGACGCCGATGATGCCTTTTTCGCGGAAATTCTCGAAGTCCGTGAGCTCGCTCTTCTTGATTTGCCCCCGGCGCGTGAGCGTGACCACGAACTTGCCCGCCTCGATCTTCGGCACCTCCACGATGGCCGCCACCTTTTCGCCCGGCTCCATGCCGACGAAGTTGACGATGGCGCGGCCCTTGGCGTTGCGGGCGGCGAGGGGGATCTCGTACACCTTTTTGACGTAGACCTTCCCCTTGTCGGAGAAGAAGAAGACGTAGGCGTGGGTCGAGGCGGCGAAGAGCTGGGTGACCCAGTCCTCGTCGCGCGCCTCCATGCCGATTTTGCCCTTCCCGCCGCGGCGCTGCGCACGGTACGCGCTGGGGCTCGTGCGCTTGATGTAGCCGTTGTGGGAGATGGTGACGACCATGTCCTCTTCTTGGATCAGGTCCTCGTCCTGGATGTCGGCTTCGCTGGCGATGATTTCCGTGCGGCGCTTGTCCGCGTACTTGCTCCGGATCTCCTCCAGCTCCGCGACGATGACGTCGAAGAGGAGCCGCTCGTCGGCCAGAATCGCCTGCAGGCGCGCGATGGTCTCCGAGAGCGCGCCGTACTCCGCCGCCAGCTTCTCCATCTCGAGGCCCGTGAGGCGCGACAAGCGCATCTCGAGGATGGCCTTCGCCTGGCGCTCCGACAGGTAGTACTCGCCGCGCTTCTTGGCCGCCTCGATCTCGGAGGCCGGGCGCCCGGCGCGCATGACGAAGCTCTCGAGGCCCACCAGCGGCAGCTTGAGCAGATCGGCCTTGGCCTGATCGGAGTCGCGGGCGGCGCGGATGGTCTTGATGACCTTGTCCACGTCGGTCACCGCCATGCCGAGGCCCTCGACGATCTCGCGCGCCGCCTCCGCCTGGTTCAACTCGAACCGGGTGCGGCGGGTGACCACGTCGCGGCGGTGCTCGACGAAGACGGCCAACGTCTCGCGCAGGTTGAGCACGGCCGGGCGGCCGCCCACGATGGCGAGGTTGATCACGCCGAACGACGTTTGCAGCTCCGTCTGCCGGTAAAGCTGGTTGATCATGACCTGAGGGACGACGTCCTTCTTCAGCTCGATGACCAGGCGGATGCCCTCGCGATCGGACTCGTCGCGGACCTCGCTGATGCCCTCGATCTTCTTCTCGCGAATCAGCTCGCCGATCTTGGCGTGCACCCGCGCCTTGTTGACCTGGTACGGGATCTCGCTCACCACGATGAGCTCGCGCTCGCCCTTGCCGGGCGCCTTCTCCACGTCCATGCGGGCGCGCATCACGATGCTGCCGCGGCCCGTGCGCTGCGCGGCCTCGATGCCGGTGCGCCCGTAAATGAAGCCGCCGGTGGGGAAGTCGGGGCCCGGGATCAGGCGCATCAAGTCTTCGATGGGCGCCTCTGGGTTGCGGATCAAGTGGATGGTCGCGTCGATGACCTCGCCCAAATTGTGCGGCGGGACATTGGTGGCCATGCCGACGGCGATGCCGCCCGACCCGTTGATGAGCAGGTTGGGGACGCGCGCCGGCAGGACGGTGGGCTCCTCCAGCCGATCGTCGAAGTTGGGCGCGAAATCGACGCACTCTTTCTCGAGATCGTTGAGCAGCTCCATCGCCATGCGCGACAGGCGTGCTTCCGTATAACGGTAGGCGGCCGGGGGATCGCCGTCGACCGAGCCGAAGTTTCCTTGGCCGTCGACCAGCATGTAGCGCATGGAAAAATCCTGCGCGAGACGCACCATGGCGTCGTAAACGCTCATGTCGCCGTGCGGGTGGTACTTACCGAGCACGTCCCCGACGACCGTGGCGCTCTTTCGATGGCCGCTGCCGGGCAGAATCTTCTGCTCGTACATCGAGTAGAGGATGCGGCGGTGCACGGGCTTCAAGCCGTCGCGAGCATCGGGGATGGCGCGCCCGATGATGACGCTCATCGCGTAGTCGAGGTAGCTCGTGCGCATCTCGTCCTGGATCGAGACCGGGACGCGCTGATTCATGTTGGTCGTCGGGATGTCGTCGTTCGACATTGGGAGTGTGTTCCTACTATTTTCTGCGCCGTTTCTCTACCCACCGCGGGGTGCGCGTGCATGTAGCACGAACCCACCCCGCGCCTGCGGGCTCGGTAGCCTCGGCAAGACGCGAGGGGGCAGGTTTTAGCACGCACCCATGAGGTCGGCGTATCGAGAAAATAGCGGCGAGCCCTCCCTCGGCCCCGGCGCTCGCGCGTGCGGCGCGCCGCGCCTTCGCCTAGGCTAGGCGCCGAGCCGCTGCGATTCGAGGAAGTCGCGAACCTTCTGCGGCGCGCGGCCCGTGAGCTCCTCGAAGGCGTT contains these protein-coding regions:
- a CDS encoding ParA family protein — translated: MAAMTESCSICTRRFDVQFRYQMEEREGGFSFFCSQACHDKQMRGEAAGGVVCKACGKRFSVELVSQVLRVRGERTYACSEPCRTQLLAEANGVRLGAMAAAEAAAAAAAVETAKAEAAAKAAEAAKTTEPAKSPTREKPAASAPKKPMRGPRRLAIFNHKGGTGKTTTSVSIAAGLAARGLRVLLVDTDSQGNVGVSLNVKATTSLYHVLVMGIRASDAAVNVRPNLDVLISNETLAAAELYLAGRQNRDRILRERLMAVEDGYDVVMLDCSPSLSLLNQNALVFADGILVPVACDYLSLVGVRQVLKTVKNVNSLLRHPVQIFGVLPTFYDARARICRDAVETLKEHFGERCLPPIRQTIKIKEAPAQGRTIYEYAPDSNAADDYKRIVDIIVDGADARRGSSTEAADDGELMATA
- the nth gene encoding endonuclease III yields the protein MVTATTKAAKAVIKKGSSAKAKPAKAAAAKSAAAKPAAPKKAAAAKPAAPKKSAVPSKPERLEMFRRLAEYHSDAHCELDHRNAFELLCATVLSAQSTDVAVNKLTPALFERYPTAADMAKAKPEDIEALISRIGMYRQKTKSLLALAEGIVTNHGGEVPRTLEELTKLRGVGRKTANVVLGVAFGTPEGVVVDTHVQRISQRLGWTKNDEPITIEQDLCALLPKSEWDHASHVLIFHGRRVCKAIKPDCEACPVNDICPSAFDAELVGRKAGRAR
- the gyrA gene encoding DNA gyrase subunit A gives rise to the protein MSNDDIPTTNMNQRVPVSIQDEMRTSYLDYAMSVIIGRAIPDARDGLKPVHRRILYSMYEQKILPGSGHRKSATVVGDVLGKYHPHGDMSVYDAMVRLAQDFSMRYMLVDGQGNFGSVDGDPPAAYRYTEARLSRMAMELLNDLEKECVDFAPNFDDRLEEPTVLPARVPNLLINGSGGIAVGMATNVPPHNLGEVIDATIHLIRNPEAPIEDLMRLIPGPDFPTGGFIYGRTGIEAAQRTGRGSIVMRARMDVEKAPGKGERELIVVSEIPYQVNKARVHAKIGELIREKKIEGISEVRDESDREGIRLVIELKKDVVPQVMINQLYRQTELQTSFGVINLAIVGGRPAVLNLRETLAVFVEHRRDVVTRRTRFELNQAEAAREIVEGLGMAVTDVDKVIKTIRAARDSDQAKADLLKLPLVGLESFVMRAGRPASEIEAAKKRGEYYLSERQAKAILEMRLSRLTGLEMEKLAAEYGALSETIARLQAILADERLLFDVIVAELEEIRSKYADKRRTEIIASEADIQDEDLIQEEDMVVTISHNGYIKRTSPSAYRAQRRGGKGKIGMEARDEDWVTQLFAASTHAYVFFFSDKGKVYVKKVYEIPLAARNAKGRAIVNFVGMEPGEKVAAIVEVPKIEAGKFVVTLTRRGQIKKSELTDFENFREKGIIGVKIEGDDQLLAAALTDGEREFIIATKQGMSIRFDEKQVRATGRATMGVKAIELGDDDAVVGMGVTQPDRPYVLALCEKGYGKRTLLDEFRSQNRGGKGIILIDASERNGPVVDVVLVKDGDEVMLITDRGQMLRTRTDEIRETGRNAQGVKIMTVEDEERVVALERLEESSEEGAESAGGSMLPPPPDGEGTPPSSDGGPPSTLN
- a CDS encoding DinB family protein; amino-acid sequence: MLPATLSALSSFPDTLERFFDEVPERFLNWAPPSWEGVPSESLTVLEQVCHVRDIEIDGYQVRLRRMLTEPNPVLVSLDGYELAASRHYTTANPDEALASFRVARLQTVAAIAELSEAQWSRRGSFEGHELTVKGLVHLLCSHDQQHLAGIQWLLARIEGEAR